The proteins below are encoded in one region of Chroicocephalus ridibundus chromosome 9, bChrRid1.1, whole genome shotgun sequence:
- the CLPX gene encoding ATP-dependent Clp protease ATP-binding subunit clpX-like, mitochondrial isoform X1 — protein sequence MSACHSCAAAARLLGSTLPCARRGITCGRTRIPVLGKLGTFETCSLRRIPLRNFSETPAYFASKDGASKDGSGDGSKKSVGEGGGKKSSSGSSGKGGNQLRCPKCGDLCTHVETFVSSTRFVKCEKCHHFFVVLSEADTKKSIIKEPESAAEAVKLAFQQKPPPPPKKIYNYLDKYVVGQCFAKKVLSVAVYNHYKRIYNNIPANLRQQAEVEKQTSLTPRELEIRRREDEYRFTKLLQIAGISPHGNALGASMQQQMNQQIPQEKRGGEVLDSPSDDIKLEKSNILLLGPTGSGKTLLAQTLAKCLDVPFAICDCTTLTQAGYVGEDIESVIAKLLQDANYNVEKAQQGIVFLDEVDKIGSVPGIHQLRDVGGEGVQQGLLKLLEGTIVNVPEKNSRKLRGETVQVDTTNILFVASGAFNGLDRIISRRKNEKYLGFGTPSNMGKGRRAAAAADLANISGESDPHEDIEEKDRLLRHVEARDLIEFGMIPEFVGRLPVVVPLHSLDEKTLVRILTEPRNAVVPQYQALFSMDKCELNVTEDALKAIARLALDRKTGARGLRSIMEKLLLEPMFEVPNSDIVCVEVDKDVVEGKKEPGYIRAPTKDSSEEEYDSGVEEEGWPRQADAANH from the exons ATGTCCGCCTGCCATagctgcgccgccgccgcccgcctcctgGGCTCCACGCTGCCCTGCGCCCGGAGAG gTATTACTTGTGGTCGTACACGCATCCCTGTTTTAGGAAAACTTGGGACTTTTGAAACTTGTTCCCTGAGACGAATTCCTCTTAGAAACTTTTCAGAAACACCAGCCTATTTTGCTTCAAAGGATGGTGCAAGCAAGGATGGTTCTGGAGATGGAAGCAAG AAGTCTGTCGGTGAGGGGGGTGGTAAAAAGTCAAGCTCTGGAAGCTCTGGGAAAGGAGGGAACCAGCTGCGCTGCCCAAAGTGTGGTGACTTGTGCACACACGTGGAGACCTTTGTGT cttccaCACGTTTTGTGAAGTGTGAAAAGTGTCACCATTTTTTTGTTGTACTGTCAGAGGCAGACACAAAAAAGAGCATCATTAAAGAGCCCGAGtcagcagcagaagctgtgaaGTTGGCATTCCAACAGAAGCCGCCGCCTCCACCGAAAAAG atttataaCTACCTCGACAAATACGTTGTTGGTCAGTGTTTTGCCAAGAAGGTGCTTTCAGTTGCTGTGTACAATCATTACAAGAGAATCTACAATAATATCCCAGCTAACCTGAGACAGCAAGCAGAAGTTGAAAAGCAGACTTCTTTAACACCAAGAG AATTAGAAATCAGAAGACGGGAGGATGAGTACAGATTTACAA AACTACTGCAGATTGCTGGAATCAGTCCACACGGTAATGCTTTAGGAGCATCGATGCAGCAACAAATGAACCAGCAGATACCTCAGGAAAAACGGGGAGGAGAAGTACTAGATTCACCCAGTGATGacataaaacttgaaaaaagtaatattttgctGCTTGGACCAACTGGATCAG GTAAAACCTTGCTGGCTCAGACTCTAGCTAAATGCTTAGATGTACCTTTTGCTATCTGTGACTGTACTACCTTGACTCAAGCTGGCTATGTTGGGGAAGACATTGAATCTGTGATTGCGAAACTCCTGCAAGATGCCAACTACAATGTAGAAAAAGCTCAGCAAG GAATTGTTTTTCTGGATGAAGTAGATAAGATTGGCAGCGTTCCTGGTATTCATCAGTTACGGGATGTTGGAGGAGAAGGTGTTCAACAA gGCTTATTAAAATTACTAGAAGGCACAATAGTAAACGTTCCAGAAAAGAATTCTCGTAAACTACGTGGAGAAACGGTGCAGGTTGACACAACAAACATCCTCTTTGTAGCTTCTGGTGCTTTTAATGGTCTTGACAGAATTATCAGCAGGAGGAAAAACGAAAAA tATCTAGGATTTGGGACACCATCTAACATGGGAAAAGGCagaagggctgcagcagcagctgatctTGCTAATATAAGTGGAGAGTCCGATCCCCATGAAGATATTGAAGAAAAGGATCGCTTGCTGCGTCATGTGGAAGCCAGAGATCTCATTGAGTTTGGCATGATTCCTGAGTTTGTGGGACGTTTGCCCGTTGTGGTTCCTCTGCATAGTCTAGATGAGAAAACCCTTGTACGGATTCTTACTGAGCCACGAAATGCTGTCGTTCCTCAATACCAGGCATTATTCAGCATGGATAAG TGTGAATTAAATGTAACTGAAGATGCATTGAAGGCTATAGCCAGACTGGCCTTGGACAGGAAAACTGGTGCAAGAGGTCTTCGATCTATAATG GAAAAGCTGTTACTGGAGCCCATGTTTGAAGTGCCCAATTCTGACATTGTATGCGTGGAAGTTGACAAAGATGTTGTAGAAGGCAAAAAAGAGCCAGGATACATTAG
- the CLPX gene encoding ATP-dependent Clp protease ATP-binding subunit clpX-like, mitochondrial isoform X2, which produces MSACHSCAAAARLLGSTLPCARRGITCGRTRIPVLGKLGTFETCSLRRIPLRNFSETPAYFASKDGASKDGSGDGSKKSVGEGGGKKSSSGSSGKGGNQLRCPKCGDLCTHVETFVSSTRFVKCEKCHHFFVVLSEADTKKSIIKEPESAAEAVKLAFQQKPPPPPKKIYNYLDKYVVGQCFAKKVLSVAVYNHYKRIYNNIPANLRQQAEVEKQTSLTPRELLQIAGISPHGNALGASMQQQMNQQIPQEKRGGEVLDSPSDDIKLEKSNILLLGPTGSGKTLLAQTLAKCLDVPFAICDCTTLTQAGYVGEDIESVIAKLLQDANYNVEKAQQGIVFLDEVDKIGSVPGIHQLRDVGGEGVQQGLLKLLEGTIVNVPEKNSRKLRGETVQVDTTNILFVASGAFNGLDRIISRRKNEKYLGFGTPSNMGKGRRAAAAADLANISGESDPHEDIEEKDRLLRHVEARDLIEFGMIPEFVGRLPVVVPLHSLDEKTLVRILTEPRNAVVPQYQALFSMDKCELNVTEDALKAIARLALDRKTGARGLRSIMEKLLLEPMFEVPNSDIVCVEVDKDVVEGKKEPGYIRAPTKDSSEEEYDSGVEEEGWPRQADAANH; this is translated from the exons ATGTCCGCCTGCCATagctgcgccgccgccgcccgcctcctgGGCTCCACGCTGCCCTGCGCCCGGAGAG gTATTACTTGTGGTCGTACACGCATCCCTGTTTTAGGAAAACTTGGGACTTTTGAAACTTGTTCCCTGAGACGAATTCCTCTTAGAAACTTTTCAGAAACACCAGCCTATTTTGCTTCAAAGGATGGTGCAAGCAAGGATGGTTCTGGAGATGGAAGCAAG AAGTCTGTCGGTGAGGGGGGTGGTAAAAAGTCAAGCTCTGGAAGCTCTGGGAAAGGAGGGAACCAGCTGCGCTGCCCAAAGTGTGGTGACTTGTGCACACACGTGGAGACCTTTGTGT cttccaCACGTTTTGTGAAGTGTGAAAAGTGTCACCATTTTTTTGTTGTACTGTCAGAGGCAGACACAAAAAAGAGCATCATTAAAGAGCCCGAGtcagcagcagaagctgtgaaGTTGGCATTCCAACAGAAGCCGCCGCCTCCACCGAAAAAG atttataaCTACCTCGACAAATACGTTGTTGGTCAGTGTTTTGCCAAGAAGGTGCTTTCAGTTGCTGTGTACAATCATTACAAGAGAATCTACAATAATATCCCAGCTAACCTGAGACAGCAAGCAGAAGTTGAAAAGCAGACTTCTTTAACACCAAGAG AACTACTGCAGATTGCTGGAATCAGTCCACACGGTAATGCTTTAGGAGCATCGATGCAGCAACAAATGAACCAGCAGATACCTCAGGAAAAACGGGGAGGAGAAGTACTAGATTCACCCAGTGATGacataaaacttgaaaaaagtaatattttgctGCTTGGACCAACTGGATCAG GTAAAACCTTGCTGGCTCAGACTCTAGCTAAATGCTTAGATGTACCTTTTGCTATCTGTGACTGTACTACCTTGACTCAAGCTGGCTATGTTGGGGAAGACATTGAATCTGTGATTGCGAAACTCCTGCAAGATGCCAACTACAATGTAGAAAAAGCTCAGCAAG GAATTGTTTTTCTGGATGAAGTAGATAAGATTGGCAGCGTTCCTGGTATTCATCAGTTACGGGATGTTGGAGGAGAAGGTGTTCAACAA gGCTTATTAAAATTACTAGAAGGCACAATAGTAAACGTTCCAGAAAAGAATTCTCGTAAACTACGTGGAGAAACGGTGCAGGTTGACACAACAAACATCCTCTTTGTAGCTTCTGGTGCTTTTAATGGTCTTGACAGAATTATCAGCAGGAGGAAAAACGAAAAA tATCTAGGATTTGGGACACCATCTAACATGGGAAAAGGCagaagggctgcagcagcagctgatctTGCTAATATAAGTGGAGAGTCCGATCCCCATGAAGATATTGAAGAAAAGGATCGCTTGCTGCGTCATGTGGAAGCCAGAGATCTCATTGAGTTTGGCATGATTCCTGAGTTTGTGGGACGTTTGCCCGTTGTGGTTCCTCTGCATAGTCTAGATGAGAAAACCCTTGTACGGATTCTTACTGAGCCACGAAATGCTGTCGTTCCTCAATACCAGGCATTATTCAGCATGGATAAG TGTGAATTAAATGTAACTGAAGATGCATTGAAGGCTATAGCCAGACTGGCCTTGGACAGGAAAACTGGTGCAAGAGGTCTTCGATCTATAATG GAAAAGCTGTTACTGGAGCCCATGTTTGAAGTGCCCAATTCTGACATTGTATGCGTGGAAGTTGACAAAGATGTTGTAGAAGGCAAAAAAGAGCCAGGATACATTAG